TCTTTGACGCTTCCCGTTTGCTTGAGCCACCTTAGTTTCTCCTTGGCTTCGTACTTGGCATTTTGGGGATAGAAGTGCAACATAAGATCTTTCTTAAATTCATCCCAAGTGGTGAGGGAGAACGTACCTTGCTCAATCTCCATGCTCCGACGACGCCACCACATAAGGGCATTGTCAGCTAAGAACATGGTTGCCGTTGAGATTTTGGACTCGTCATCTTCAAGCTTCAGGTACTTGAAGTATCGCTCCACGTTCCACACGAATGTGTCGAGCTCCTTTGCTTCCCTCTTCCCATTAtaggatttgggtttaaaggagtcgattaccttggagtccaacgccttgatttccctcggcccttgcacgaattgcttcacgactGCTTCTTTACAAAACGCCACATCTCTCTTAAGTTCCCTTGTGTCCTTTATCTCTTCTTGAAGTGCCACAAACCTTACCTCTATGATGTCAAGGTGAACCTGGACTTCCCTCCGCATCTTGTCTGCCATGGTGTTGAGAGCGCCAAGGAGCTCATCTCGTAACCCTTCCACCAAGCCACGCAGTTCATCCTTACCATTGTCCACCATGGTTTGGATTTCCTCCTTGTCGACAACGTCCTCATCAAGTCGAGTATCGAACTCGAGTATGGTTGGTTCCACCTTCTCGAGTCGCTCTTCCATGGTCTCCATCGATGCTTGCAAGTCCTTTAACTTTGGCTTGCTCTTGGCAACGTCTTGGACCTCGGCAGTACGCTCCCTTAGGTCGGAGACTCCGGACACCATCTCTCCACTTGCCATATCCTACTTTCCTTCAAGTGATTCACGagctaagctctgataccagctgtcacgggatgactctttaagccttccgcccgtgcggcacttagacttgaatacttcgatgaacaagctaagtaagccttcgaagcctcgcttccccggatcgaatcacaaagaaaactaagatagcttggagaatgctaaaatcacttagaagatgggagaaaggaagctttgtattgaaacttaagagaactttacaattgcttacaattcttggatgccttggccaaatggccttgcctcctatttataggcctaagttacctcctcaatggagggttctagaattccctacttacatccaaaaatatctagcatagttctagatacaacttgcctaatctagattgttctaggtgaggcttaaatttgtacacttgtgtggaatgttccggaatgccccAGATTATCTTGAACGCTCCGCCATGTTCTTGATTTTTCCGGGatgttccagaagcttccatgaagacaagGCTTTACGGGCTTAGATATATAATGTCTTGGAcgatttctttatttttaacatATGGCCCGTGACACTTGAAATCACTCCAAGGTTAATGTGCCTCACACACAAGCAGAAAATCCAAGATTTCTTTCCACTAACATTGATTTTAAAAGAATTCCTCAGTATATTAATGTGGATCTTTCCAGATACCGTGAGGTTTTTTCATCACATTCTAGTTCCTTTCTCGTCACTATATTGGAGAAGTTTTGGCATTGGGGCTGGGAATCTTCTGCTTCAGGTCTTTTGAGTTGGCCACTGTTGTCAAATTTGTATTTGAATTACTTTCTTTTGTAACACAAATGCTTTTAAGGCAGATTTGAATATAGATTTTCCCAGGCCTGTTTTTTCTTCGTCATGTTATAATCATCGGTGGGTACACGGCTGCTGCTTTCCACAATCAATTTTCAGTGACAGGATGGGTAATTTTCTACGTCAGGATTAGTCTTTCTTTCTATCAGAGAGCTTTCTCCCTCGATTGAACGACTTCAGGGGCTTGACAGTTTAAATCTGAATCTCAGTGGGTGCACAAATCTTTCTCAATTACCTGTCAACTTTGAGATTTAGTACGCTTGTGGGATAATGGAGATGATTTTGATAATGGGCATACTGGCTTTTTCACACGTGTACTACGCTCCTAAACGTCATCGCCGTACACTAGAGAGATCCGTAGTGAAGGTTTGACACGTGTACAACACTCCCAAACATCATTGGCGTCCACGACGGCTACACGCCGGAGCTCCGTTTTGCCTGGGTCCCTCTCTGCCCCAACCCCCCAATTTGTAGgtaatcaaaattcaaacccaattttttatccggaattaaatttcaaaatatgGGAGATTTTATTATctgaaaaagaaataattttcGGGGGTTTTGGGTACACTCTGCCGATAAACACATGGATACGAAGCTTGGTTTTGAAGTAATCAATCGGTCACTACGCCACGTGCAGCGGCTTTGGTGGAATCGGCATGGTCTAGTGCAGAAACTGTGCTTGTGCACAAACTGTGAAGATACTGCTATGTCAATTCCTGTTGCTAACTTGCTAATGCCACCGGTGCTCCTCCAATTTGGGTGAAAGGTACTTTGCATTTCCTATCATCTTAACATTTCTATATCTGAGTTTGTGGACATGACTATATTAGTCTAGATTAGATTGCTTTATTTGCGTTAGTGGGGTATAATGACAGGTTTTTCAATCTAGTCGTATGTATCATCAGCACAATCTGCATTCGTCAGTGGCTTAGGTAGTTATAAAATTTTGAACATCTTTTCCTGTGAAGGAAATCAAAGAGAAATGAGCCTTTCTCGCTGAGTGAAACCATGGTATTCAATACAGCAAACAAGACCTGCTACACAGCCTTTCTCCCTTGGTGGTTTTCTTAACTAGTTAGCCAGTCTAGACTTCATGTGTTAGACTCACACATTTGTACTCTCCTTGACTCATCCCCAAATATTCAAAGTCCCCTCAGCGACCAATGTCTGTCTCTCATAGTCACTCACAATTCCACCGAATGAATAAGTTGCCACGACTCAATCCACTGCAAGCACACCTCAACACCCCAAACCCACCCTCACCGTGAACCCCAAAGTTTCACTTTCACTTTTTTGGAATTGAAGTGCAGTTCACTTCTTTGGAGTTGTTCTTTTATCTATTATTGTTTTGAAATGAATGAAGAGAGGAGGTTGATGGTGTGTATTTGAAGCAATTCAACTTGCCCTGATCCCAGCTCCTTGTGTTTGGAAGGAACTTCGGATTGCAGCGTTGTTGCCGGGAAGATTGTGATTTGTGACAGTGGTATTAGGCCCAGAGTGCAGGAGGGACAGATGGTGAAAGATGCAGGAGCCATTGGTATGATTTTGGCAAACACAGCTGCTAATGCAGAACAAATGTTTCCGTTTTGACTCTTCATACAACTGTCACTAATGTTGGCTCTGCGGTTTCGAATTACCATGCCATAGTTTCGCAGTTCAAAGGTGCTTATGTGAAAGTCGAGCCTCAGATGTTTAACTTCACCAGAGCAAACCAAAAGCTATCTTATAAGATCACCTTACCATGAAATCCCAGCAGGCTGTTCCGGAATTCGGAGGGTTGGTGTGGAAGGATGGAGTGCAAAGGGTGAGACGCTCTGTTGTTGTAGTTTggctgctgctgcttcttcGTCTTCATCTGACAGTCATTGGAAATACGATGTGCTCCTGAATTTTAGAGGACTCGAGGCTGCTGCTTCTTCTTCGTCGGGCATCTCTACAAAGCTCTGGATCAGAAAGAAATCAACACCTTCATCGACGCCGAAGAGCTTCAAAATGCAACGACCTTTCGGAGCTTCTGGCAGCTATTAGCGACTCAGGCTTTCGATCCTAGTTTTTTTCCGAAAACTATGCTTCTTCGACGTGGTGCTTGAAAGAACTTGTCCGGATAATGGAATGCGTGGATGCACACAAGCAGATAGTGGTTCCTGTTTAATACGGAGTCGATCCATCTGATATTCGAAAACAGGAAGTTTTGCAGAAGTTTTTGCAAAattataagtttaatttgttttcACATGCACTTGCTGTTAAAGTATTATTACCGTACAAATATCATAACTTGAAAGTGTTCATTTTCTTAATCAAGATTAGCTGGAGATTGTTAATTACCCATACGTATTGAACaaatccatgattttggtcactGCTAACATCCTTAAATTTAAATGGCTAAACGTTCACCAATTTGAATTCAGATTATGAAATTTGTGCGGTTAAAGTACGTTAATTGCAATTTGCAAGCAAGTCAAACTGCATTCCTTTGACTCTTTTGGGCTTGTTAGAAAACTCAGGTTTAATAATTCTAAAACTTCACAGGGATGATGCCAATTTGAAGCTTGCTGCTTTCTCGAAAATGTCAAGGAAGGCTTCTCGGATGATGGTGATGTACGTTGCTTCAGATACTAGCAGCGTTTGGAATGGCCAAGAGCGGACTTTTTGGGAGCGACGACCCCAACAGTTTGGAAGATATATTGAGAAAAGTTTTTACCACCGGTGTATCCATGCAAGAACTGCTTCTTTCTAGAGTCTTGAAGGAAAAATGCGGAgttttcattgttcttgatgatgtTGAAAAATTATCACAAATTGAGGCCTTACTTGGAAAGCAGCATTCATTTGGTGGTGGAAATCAGGTCATTGTTGTTGAATATTGGGCCTTTGCGTTTGATAAGCCCAGTAGCCCAAAATTAGTTGCGTGTTTAATGACCCATGTGAAAGCCCACAATTGGGGCATGTGATTAGCTTTGTGCTTTGTATAAAGAGGAAATTAATCACTGTATTTCCttatctatttgtttctttggtgtgagTGTTATTGGGTGTAGGGTTTTGGATTGTGAGATTGCCAAACACTTTGTAAACGCTCCCCAtttccatttggttgatagtggattattggtgaGCTGCTACAGTACTGAAGACATACttcagttacactgactgttgaggaaccttgtTAAATCTTGatgtcttttcaattttattcttGCATTTTATTTGGTGTATTTCCTACgagttagcttgagttggtttcCAATTGGTTTGGTCTATTCTTGCACAACATTTATAATAACTAGAGATATGCAATTACTAAGTGGAGTTGATGTTGTaatctatatataaagccaatggAAAAGGTGAATAGTGTTTCTGGTGtcaccaagcttcaacaaaaatatttagacaaaaatgcccccaagccaaaaaaacttcaaaggcatcTCAAAATAATCCATCAAATAAGGTaggggtattttcgtcattttaacagtgtttttttaataattaattttttggtacatttttttttaattagtgccTCACAATAGGATAGCaacaatgtgattcaatttctttatttttaaacacgttcaaaacatcttaagaggagtgtaatgccagttataaaaaaaaggtctttcacacgcggataataatgtgattaattaagttgtcaaatgattgttttttttttttaacaaacgatattgtcTATACTGAGAGGGAAAAGGTAAGcgtagcctcataatgggcaaGCAATATTTCACTTTGATTTGTAGTTTGCAATTGATGGCGGTTTTCATCCTATATTGGCGAGACATTAACTCAATGCCGATTTATACTTTGTGCGGGTTGCTTGATAAAAGGCAAAATAGTTGTAGACTCACATGCTTTGTTGGAGTTGGAAACATCTTCCTATAGAAACGTTTTTTATTCCAACTCCAACAAAGCATAAGAGTCTTCGATTTATACTTTGTGCGGGTTGCTTAATCGTTTAATGCTTTTGCCTGATTAGAGGAATGTAGGAAGGGTTTTGATTCCGAGATTAAAAGGTACCTACTTTTGTTCAAACGGGACTAATGGTATTGCCCATTTCACATTTCACATGATTTTCATCCCTCCCGTACTCCAACCACTTCACATTACTCACCCTCCATCATCCTCTTCCTCTCCATGTCCTCTCCCTCAACCTCACCGCCGTTCCCTGCCACGACTCAAGCTTCCTGGTAGTTGCTGATTTGGCAGCTGCATTTTCGCTTCATTCATGAATTGAGTGGTAGACATGGTCAACTGAGCAAGAGCGTCTTCCAAATTCACTTTCTTCTCTTGAGCCATAAAACCTAGGGGAGACTTTTCCACATTCTGAATATTGTTTCATGACAAATTGAGGTGCCTCCTCCTCCCTGATTATAAGTGTTAGAGTATGGATCATTAACGGAACGTGTTACATATATAAGCATTCACCATGTTTGCTTGTTCTTGCACCAACTCTGGAAAATGGAGTCCTCAAGGATAAGAGATGGTGGGCTGACCGGGGAACTGCACATATGGAGCATATCTCTTGTGTTGCCACTGTtagaatctagagagagaaaagatTGTAGAGAGAGTAAAATATAATTGTGATTTCATTTCTTGCTGAATAAGATTACATTGTTGGTATATATACAAACCATATAAAGCCTTGTACATAACACCTCATCTATCTAATAGAAAGGACAGTTCTCCTAAATATCCAAAACAGATAAAACAAATATAACATCTCTAAGTTTTATCAGTTACAATATTATCTCTAATATGCCCCCTCAAACTGAACTGAGGTAGATGAAGTGATAGTTCATCTCGGAGAAATAGAAATCTGGCCTTAGGCAAGGATTTGGTGCAGATATCAGCAAGTTGGTCATGTGAACAAACAAATTGAACTGATATAGCATTAGACATCACTTTTTCCCTAATATAGTGATAATCGATTTCCACATGTTTAGTCCTTGCATGAAAGATGGGATTTTTGGCTAAAGAGATAGCAAAAATATTGTCACATTATAGTGTAGGAGGACAGGGAAGAACCAAGCCAACATCAACCAATAATTTGCATATCCATGTGATTTCTGCAGTTGTATTTGCAAGGGATCTGTACTCAGCCTCAGTGGAAGAGCGTGCCACTATAGGTTGTTTCTTGGCGCTCCAACTGATAAGGGAATCTCCcagaaaaacacaaaacccacCAGTGGATCGTCTATCCAAATGGcaacctgcccaatcagcatctgaAAAAACATTGAGGCTAAGGGGCTTGGAACACTTGGGAAACCAGAGACCAAGATCAATGGTGCCTTTGAGATACCTAAGTATTCGCTTGACTGCTTGGAGATGTGATTCTCTAGGTTGCTGCATGAATTGACATACCAAATTGACTGCAAAAGATAAGTCAGGTCTGGACCAGGTTAAATATTGCAGTCCACCCACCAAGGATCTATACTCTGCAGGATTAGACAACAGTGGAGAAGTATGATCCAGGGAGGAAGTACTTAGAGGAGTAACACATGGTTTAGCACCATCCATATGTGCTCTCTTAAGTAAATCCAATATATACTTGGGCTGAGAGATAAAGATGTCAGATGAGGACCTTTTTACTTCAATGCCAAGGAAAAAATGTAGTGGACCCAAGTCTTTAATGGGAAAGAGAGCACTGAGCTGAGAGATTGTATCCTGGCAAGCTTGGGTATCCTGGCAAGCTTGGGAATTGGGACCAGTGACAAggatgtcatccacatagaccAAGATGAATACAAGATCAGGAGTCTGTTTAACAAACAGAGAATGATCATTTTGAGATCCCAAAAAACCAAGAGAGGATAAAGCTGTGTGCAATTTTTCATACCAGGCGCGAGGAGCCTGTTTGAGACCATACAGAGATTTGTGCAATTTTCACACATGATTAGCTTGTAAAGAATCATCAAATCCTGGAGGTTGAATCATAAACACTAACTCAGAAAGATTGCCATGGAGAAAAGCATTACTCACATCAAGTTGATTGAGAAACCAGTTAAACTTGGATGCTAAGGTAAGAAGCAATCGAATTGTAACCGGTTTGGCTACAGGACTGAATGTTTCTGTATAGTTGAGGCCTTGTTGCTGATGGAATCCCTTTGCAACTAAACGAGCTTTGAACCGGTCTATAGATACATCAGGTTTCCTTTTGATTCTGAAAACCCATTTGCAGCCTACCAAGTTCTGAGAAGGGTGAGAATGAACTAGAGACCAAGTGCCAGTATTAAGAAGGGCATTAAATTCCTCCTGCATGGCTTGTCTCCATTGTGGGCATTTGAAGGCTTGAAGATAGGTAGAAGGGATAAAGTCTTGAGTGAGATGAGGAGGGATTGAATGTTTAGTGGTTGTATAAGCTTTAGGCTTGGAAATGCCAGATTTGGATCTGGTTTGCATAGGGTGTGCATTAGTTGCAGAAAGAGGTTGAGGAAGTGGGGGTGGGAGTAGTGGATTTGGTGGTAAAGTGGGGGATGAGGAAATAAATGTGGAAGCAAGAATAGGGTGGGATATAGATGGAGATGGGGCGGATGAATTTGGTGAAGAACTTCGAGAGGTAAAGGTGAGGGTTGATGGGATTGAGGTACTGAATAAAGGTGAGGGTACTGTGGCAGTAGGACTTGGAGATGTGGATATGTGGTGAAATGGAAAGACatgttcatggaaaataacatggCGAGAAATATACATCTTCTTAGTAGCAATATCCAAACACTTGTAGCCTTTATGGTGGAGGCTATAACCCAGAAAGACACAGGATTGACTCTTTGGAGCAAGCTTAGAATTATTGTATAGCTTTAACCAAGGAAAACATTGACAGCCAAAAATCCGAATAGTAGAGTAATCTGGACATCGATGAAAAAGAGATTCCCAAGGTGAGCATTTGAGTGCAGTAGGCATTATGTTGATCAAGTAGATGGCAGTAGAGAAAGCTTCAACCCAGTAGATATGTGGAACTTTAGAAGCGGTAAGAAAAGTTCTTGCAGTTTCTACAAGATGTCTGTGCTTCCTCTCAGCACAGCCATTTTGTTCTGGAGTGTGAAGGCAACTGAGTTGATGAGATATGCCATGGTCTCTTAGAAAAGTAGAGAACTGAGTATTGATAATTCGCCACCAGAGTCGGACCTTAAAGTAACAATCTTGGTAGACAAAAGATTTTCAATCATAGACTTGAACTGAGTAAAGATGGCAAATGCTTCAGATTTGTATTTAAGAGGAAATAACCAAGAGTACTTGGTAAAGTCATCAACAAAGATGATGTAATATCGAAAACCATGTACAGAGAGAGTTGGTGAGGGCCCTCATACATCAGTATGTACTATTTCCAGAGGTTTTCGTGTATTACAAGAAATAGTATGAAAAGAAAGTTTGGAACACTTTCCCAAGGCACAACTTGAACACAGTGACTTGCTTATTCTATCAGAAATGGAAATACAAGACTTGGAAACAATTTGATTCATTATTTTGAAAGTAGGATGTCCTAGACGCTGATGCCATACATCTTGAGAAGCTTAGATGTCGTTGCAAAAGCATGAGGATGAccagcaaatggagaagaagcatGAAAGGGATAAAATCCATCTTTCACAGGGCCTTTAAAAAACGTCTTCTCCGTAGAAATATCCTTCACAgtaaagtgaaaatgatatagATGAATAGAACACGAATTATCAAGAATGAATTTATTTGCAGAAAGCAAATCTTGTTTGAGTGCAGGCACATGTAAAACATTATAGGGATCAAAATTATGTGAAGAAGTAGATATAGTTGAAGAGCTAGAGTGGATAATAGGTAAACCTTTTCCATCACCGATGTATACTTGTTCAGGACCATTGTAGGACTCAGGATTCTGCAGATTAGCATATGAGTTGGTCATGTGCGAGCTCGCACCAGAATCAAGAAGCCAAGTGGGAGCAGTGGAGGATGTACTTGCACATAATGCCATCTGAGATTTTGTGCCATAGTTGGTATTCATTCGATGAGGACAGTCTACAGCTTCATGATCAAACTGCTTGCAAATTTGACAAGAGATTCTTTTGCCATAATTGGTGAAATGAGATCTTGAACCACGATTATACCGTTGATTATTCTGACGAGTGAAGTTATTCCTCGGATTGTTATTCCGGTAGGTGGAAAAGTTCATATCCATACCCCGAGTTTGGG
This region of Malus domestica chromosome 07, GDT2T_hap1 genomic DNA includes:
- the LOC108173710 gene encoding uncharacterized mitochondrial protein AtMg00810-like, which encodes MQEEFNALLNTGTWSLVHSHPSQNLVGCKWVFRIKRKPDVSIDRFKARLVAKGFHQQQGLNYTETFSPVAKPVTIRLLLTLASKFNWFLNQLDAPRAWYEKLHTALSSLGFLGSQNDHSLFVKQTPDLVFILVYVDDILVTGPNSQACQDTQACQDTISQLSALFPIKDLGPLHFFLGIEVKRSSSDIFISQPKYILDLLKRAHMDGAKPCVTPLSTSSLDHTSPLLSNPAEYRSLVGGLQYLTWSRPDLSFAVNLVCQFMQQPRESHLQAVKRILRYLKGTIDLGLWFPKCSKPLSLNVFSDADWAGCHLDRRSTGGFCVFLGDSLISWSAKKQPIVARSSTEAEYRSLANTTAEITWICKLLVDVGLVLPCPPTL